A stretch of Calditrichia bacterium DNA encodes these proteins:
- the hypD gene encoding hydrogenase formation protein HypD, translating into MKYLSEYRDPKLAKAYIERLHNITTQPWKIMEVCGGQTHSLVKNGILEMLPENIRMIHGPGCPVCVTPLGLIDKAVYLAENQNVTLCSFGDMLRVPGSQKSLLEVKANGGDVRILYSPLEAVSLAEENPAKEVVFFAVGFETTAPANALAVEHAAKRGLKNFSILASHVLVPPAISAILADEETQIDGFLAAGHVCTIMGYDEYYPLVEQFKVPMVVTGFEPVDLLQGILMTVEQLENGHAELQNQYSRVVRREGNPAAQAVMQRIFQTVDREWRGIGTIPQSGLDVRPEFAAYNANAKFNVPASNIRENPECIAGSILKGIKKPHECPLFGKGCTPTTPQGAPMVSSEGACAAYYHFSGAEVH; encoded by the coding sequence ATGAAATATCTCAGTGAATATCGCGACCCGAAATTGGCAAAAGCATACATCGAACGGCTGCACAACATTACCACTCAACCGTGGAAAATTATGGAAGTTTGCGGCGGGCAAACCCACAGCCTCGTCAAAAACGGGATTTTGGAAATGCTGCCGGAAAACATACGAATGATTCACGGTCCGGGTTGTCCGGTTTGCGTTACCCCGCTCGGTCTGATCGATAAAGCGGTGTATCTCGCAGAAAATCAAAACGTTACGCTGTGCTCATTTGGCGATATGCTCCGCGTTCCCGGCTCCCAAAAAAGTTTGCTGGAAGTAAAAGCCAACGGCGGCGATGTGCGAATTTTATATTCCCCGTTGGAAGCCGTATCGCTCGCGGAAGAAAATCCCGCCAAAGAAGTGGTGTTTTTTGCGGTCGGTTTCGAAACAACCGCACCGGCAAACGCGCTCGCGGTGGAGCACGCCGCAAAACGGGGATTAAAAAATTTCAGCATTTTGGCGTCGCATGTGTTGGTGCCGCCGGCGATCAGCGCCATTTTGGCGGATGAGGAAACGCAGATCGACGGATTTTTGGCTGCCGGACATGTGTGCACCATTATGGGATACGATGAATATTACCCGTTGGTGGAACAATTTAAAGTGCCGATGGTGGTCACCGGATTTGAGCCGGTCGATTTGCTGCAGGGCATTTTGATGACTGTTGAACAACTCGAAAACGGGCACGCTGAATTACAGAATCAATACAGCCGGGTGGTTCGCCGGGAAGGCAATCCGGCTGCGCAGGCGGTTATGCAGCGTATTTTTCAAACGGTTGACCGGGAGTGGCGTGGCATCGGGACGATCCCCCAAAGCGGGCTGGATGTTCGCCCGGAATTTGCCGCATACAACGCAAATGCAAAGTTTAACGTTCCCGCCAGCAACATCCGCGAAAACCCGGAATGCATCGCCGGATCGATTCTCAAAGGCATCAAAAAGCCGCACGAATGCCCGCTATTTGGCAAAGGCTGCACGCCGACAACCCCGCAAGGCGCACCGATGGTTTCGTCCGAAGGCGCGTGTGCGGCATATTATCACTTTTCCGGCGCTGAAGTGCACTGA
- the hypE gene encoding hydrogenase expression/formation protein HypE, translating to MPKMDFSEILLGHGSGGLLTNKLLDAGVFDLFKNPQLDQRHDGAILPLNGNTAFTTDSFVISPIFFPGGNIGELAVYGTVNDLAMCGARPQFLSLAFILEEGLPISEFWDVLCAIKFAAEAVGVHIVTGDTKVVDRGKGDKIFINTTGIGAVHPSANIAADRICVGDKIIVSGQIAAHGIAIMSVREGLAFETTIESDTAPLHKPVLAMIDNFKENIHLLRDATRGGVATVLNEIARQTGSGIELHQTAIPLDEQVEGACEILGLDPLYVANEGVFVAFVAAETADAALDLLRKQPHCRNAAIIGEVVDAHPRQVLLHSAIGGRRVVNMLPGEQLPRIC from the coding sequence ATGCCCAAAATGGATTTTTCGGAAATTCTGTTGGGGCACGGCAGCGGCGGATTGCTGACGAACAAATTGCTGGATGCCGGTGTGTTCGATCTGTTCAAAAATCCGCAGCTCGACCAGCGGCACGACGGCGCCATTTTGCCGTTGAACGGCAACACTGCATTTACCACCGATAGCTTTGTGATTTCACCGATATTTTTTCCCGGCGGAAACATCGGCGAACTGGCAGTTTACGGCACCGTCAACGATTTGGCGATGTGCGGCGCCCGCCCGCAATTTCTTTCGCTGGCGTTCATTTTGGAGGAAGGATTGCCCATCAGCGAATTTTGGGATGTGCTGTGCGCCATCAAATTTGCCGCGGAAGCCGTCGGTGTGCACATCGTAACCGGCGACACAAAAGTGGTGGATCGTGGCAAAGGGGATAAAATTTTCATCAACACCACCGGCATCGGCGCGGTTCATCCATCCGCAAATATCGCTGCGGACAGAATCTGTGTGGGGGACAAAATCATCGTCAGCGGACAAATTGCCGCGCACGGCATCGCCATTATGTCCGTTCGAGAGGGACTGGCGTTCGAAACCACCATCGAAAGCGACACGGCACCGTTGCACAAACCGGTGTTGGCGATGATCGATAATTTCAAAGAAAACATCCACTTATTGCGCGATGCAACCCGTGGCGGGGTCGCAACCGTTCTCAACGAAATTGCCCGTCAAACCGGCAGCGGCATCGAGCTGCATCAAACGGCGATTCCGTTGGATGAGCAGGTGGAAGGCGCTTGCGAAATTTTGGGACTCGATCCGCTGTATGTCGCCAACGAGGGTGTTTTTGTGGCATTTGTGGCAGCAGAAACCGCCGACGCTGCGCTGGATTTGTTGCGGAAACAGCCGCATTGCCGGAACGCGGCCATCATCGGCGAAGTGGTGGACGCCCATCCCCGGCAGGTGTTGTTGCACAGCGCCATCGGCGGGCGGCGGGTGGTGAACATGTTACCGGGCGAACAACTCCCGCGCATCTGTTGA
- a CDS encoding PAS domain S-box protein, with the protein MNLFAVHRTKLTQQWVNLLTTGNSPEHLLQPDDARFFVDEVLNFLASEVEQPSATDVQPLQHAANRLRNIPLSQLFSFIRSGKSHCFSLLKVKPDITQYEQINNAFDQLTGALLNIFEKENETSAALNCRITPALFSWLSLLSSAFKNSTDGIIITDAKGIILDANRAFLAMFGYEYDEVVGKRTGFLRSPKTSDTFYQQMWQSINTNGEWKGEIINRAKNGVEIPVWLSITPINRNGQRIGYLGIEIDMREKKQMERELLKAERLAMIGQMAAKVAHEIRNPLSSMSLNAELLGDELEVFGLIASTDEANQLLASIQREIERISELVDEYLQFSRMPKSLMKRGKICEFIKQVIGELHPLAQSTGIEIDCENIKSLPEIDFDPQQLRRLVLNLTRNAIDAMAGGGRLSVEMHNGGPWVEVAFRDTGSGIATEQVEKIFDPFFTTKSFGTGLGLSIVQQIVREHNGNIFCESQPGKGTTFLVQLPVGL; encoded by the coding sequence ATGAATTTATTTGCAGTCCATCGAACCAAACTGACACAACAATGGGTCAATCTGTTGACAACCGGCAACTCGCCGGAACATCTGTTGCAGCCGGATGACGCCCGATTTTTTGTTGACGAAGTGTTGAATTTCCTCGCATCGGAAGTGGAACAACCATCGGCAACCGATGTTCAGCCGTTGCAACATGCGGCAAACCGGTTGCGAAACATCCCGCTCAGCCAACTGTTTTCATTTATCCGATCGGGAAAAAGCCACTGTTTTTCGCTGCTCAAAGTCAAACCAGATATCACGCAATACGAACAGATAAACAATGCGTTCGATCAATTAACCGGCGCATTGCTGAACATCTTTGAAAAAGAAAATGAAACATCCGCAGCGCTGAACTGCCGGATAACGCCCGCGCTGTTCTCGTGGTTGAGCCTGCTCAGCAGCGCATTTAAAAACAGCACGGATGGCATCATCATCACCGATGCCAAAGGGATAATTCTGGATGCGAACCGCGCATTTTTGGCGATGTTCGGCTATGAATATGACGAGGTTGTCGGCAAGCGCACCGGATTCCTGCGTTCGCCGAAAACCAGCGACACGTTTTACCAGCAGATGTGGCAGTCCATCAACACCAACGGCGAGTGGAAAGGCGAAATCATCAATCGCGCCAAAAACGGGGTTGAGATTCCGGTGTGGCTGTCCATCACGCCGATCAACCGGAACGGGCAACGCATCGGTTATTTGGGCATCGAAATTGATATGCGCGAAAAAAAGCAAATGGAGCGCGAGCTGCTCAAAGCCGAACGGCTGGCGATGATCGGGCAAATGGCGGCGAAAGTTGCACACGAAATCCGCAATCCGCTCTCGTCGATGAGCCTGAACGCGGAGCTGCTGGGCGATGAGTTGGAAGTGTTCGGATTAATTGCCAGCACGGACGAAGCGAACCAATTGCTGGCTTCTATTCAGCGGGAAATCGAACGGATTTCCGAATTGGTGGACGAATATCTGCAATTTTCCAGAATGCCAAAATCGCTGATGAAACGCGGCAAAATTTGTGAATTTATCAAACAGGTGATCGGTGAATTGCATCCGTTGGCGCAATCGACGGGCATCGAAATTGATTGCGAAAACATAAAATCGTTGCCGGAAATCGATTTCGATCCACAGCAATTGCGTCGTTTGGTGCTCAATTTAACCCGTAACGCCATTGATGCGATGGCTGGCGGCGGGCGGCTCTCCGTCGAAATGCACAACGGTGGTCCGTGGGTGGAAGTCGCTTTCCGCGATACCGGTTCCGGTATCGCAACGGAACAGGTTGAGAAAATTTTTGATCCGTTTTTCACCACCAAATCATTTGGCACCGGACTGGGTTTGTCGATCGTTCAGCAAATCGTAAGAGAGCACAACGGCAATATTTTTTGCGAAAGCCAGCCGGGAAAAGGCACAACTTTTTTAGTGCAATTGCCGGTGGGGTTGTGA
- a CDS encoding sigma-54-dependent Fis family transcriptional regulator — protein MITFKTNIQQKERPIDRQKTILIVDDEQNIRESLMKVLSRENYAVLPAASAKDAISLLGKHAVDLVISDIMMPEMDGLSLLKRIKQSFGDVEVLLITGHATVEMAVEAMREGAHDFIAKPFKRADILARVQRVLEKQGLVRENRQLKTQLKCGVEKIQLIGESPEIRRIRQMIEQIAPMPSTVLINGESGTGKEIIARQLHEKSDRADKPFVAVNCGAIAEQIIESELFGHVKGAFTGAVAEKDGLFKTADGGSLFLDEVGSLSPNMQVKLLRVLEEREVRPVGAIKTFRVDVRILAACNSNLQAAVEAGQFREDLYYRLNVISIFAPPLRERREDIALLANHFIRQFNVDLMKNVTGMTVSAAHLLVANPWKGNVRELRNAIEHAMILTTGTEISAEDLPLRYHHPQQNGHVSGITDLKAAVNRFEREHITKILQHCDGDKKTAAEKLGLSLSSLYRKMSELNISDG, from the coding sequence TTGATTACGTTTAAAACAAATATCCAACAAAAGGAGCGCCCCATCGACCGGCAGAAAACCATTTTGATTGTTGACGACGAACAGAACATTCGCGAATCGCTGATGAAGGTGCTCAGTCGCGAAAATTACGCCGTGCTGCCCGCAGCGAGCGCCAAAGATGCGATTTCCCTGCTCGGAAAACACGCTGTCGATCTGGTGATTTCGGATATTATGATGCCGGAAATGGATGGATTATCGCTGCTGAAACGCATCAAACAATCGTTTGGCGATGTGGAGGTGCTGCTGATTACCGGTCACGCGACGGTGGAAATGGCGGTTGAAGCGATGCGCGAAGGCGCTCACGATTTTATCGCCAAACCGTTCAAACGGGCGGATATTCTCGCCCGTGTTCAGCGCGTGCTGGAAAAACAGGGACTGGTTCGGGAAAACCGTCAGTTGAAAACCCAGTTGAAATGCGGTGTGGAAAAAATTCAGTTGATCGGAGAATCGCCGGAAATCCGGCGCATTCGCCAGATGATCGAGCAGATCGCGCCGATGCCCTCCACCGTGCTGATCAATGGTGAAAGCGGCACCGGAAAAGAAATTATCGCGCGCCAATTGCACGAAAAAAGCGATCGTGCGGACAAACCGTTTGTGGCGGTGAACTGCGGCGCCATCGCCGAGCAAATTATCGAAAGCGAATTGTTTGGACACGTGAAAGGCGCATTTACCGGCGCAGTTGCGGAAAAGGATGGATTGTTCAAAACAGCGGATGGCGGCAGCCTGTTTCTGGATGAAGTCGGCTCGCTATCGCCGAACATGCAGGTTAAATTATTACGTGTTTTGGAGGAGCGCGAAGTGCGTCCGGTCGGTGCAATAAAAACGTTCCGGGTCGATGTGCGCATTCTCGCAGCCTGCAATTCCAATTTGCAAGCTGCCGTCGAAGCCGGGCAATTCCGGGAAGACTTGTATTATCGATTGAACGTTATTTCCATTTTTGCGCCGCCGTTGCGGGAACGGCGGGAAGATATCGCGCTGCTGGCAAACCACTTTATCCGGCAATTTAATGTCGATCTGATGAAAAATGTCACCGGAATGACGGTCAGCGCGGCGCATTTGCTGGTCGCCAATCCGTGGAAAGGCAATGTTCGGGAGTTGCGAAATGCTATCGAGCATGCGATGATTTTAACAACCGGAACTGAGATTTCTGCGGAAGATTTGCCGTTGCGCTACCACCATCCGCAGCAAAACGGACATGTTTCCGGCATCACTGATCTAAAAGCTGCGGTGAACCGGTTTGAGCGCGAACACATCACCAAAATTTTGCAGCACTGCGATGGCGATAAAAAAACGGCTGCCGAGAAACTGGGGCTCAGCCTTTCATCGCTGTATCGCAAAATGAGTGAGTTGAACATCAGCGATGGTTGA
- a CDS encoding nickel-dependent hydrogenase large subunit has product MGKRIVVDPITRIEGHLRVEAEVNNGKITNAYSSGTMVRGIEIILKGRDPRDAWAFTERVCGVCTSIHALASVRSVENALNITVPPNAELIRNIMNAVLYIHDHVVHFYHLHALDWVDIVSSLKADPKESERIAKSISTWPKNSAAYFASVQGRVRKLVESGQLGIFAKGYWGHPAYKLPPEVNLIGVAHYLDALEWQKEIVKIHTVFGGKNPHPNYLVGGVACAINPEDSGAINAERLAFVGSLINEAIEFVEQVYIPDLMAIASFYKDWGAIGGGLSNYLSYGEFPTNGYNDPGRFKFPRGIVLDRNLSEVLEVDGNDPEQIKEYIAHSWYKYANGDSKGLHPYDGETELNYTGPKPPYDFLNVDEKYSWLKTPRWRDKPMEVGPLSRLVVAYAKGVTEVQDVVNDALGRLNVPVSALFSTLGRTAARGLETKLVAYWMKDYFNELLQNIKNGDLRTANKDRFEPYTWPAEAQGLGLTEAPRGALCHWIKIKDQKIENYQLVVPTTWNASPRDPNGNMSAYEASLMDTPMADPEQPLEILRTIHSFDPCLACSVHLYDPDGKHINQVQVLDILGGR; this is encoded by the coding sequence ATGGGAAAACGTATCGTCGTTGATCCGATCACCCGCATCGAAGGGCATTTGCGGGTAGAAGCAGAAGTAAACAATGGCAAAATTACCAACGCGTATTCATCGGGAACGATGGTTCGCGGGATCGAAATTATTTTGAAAGGTCGCGATCCGCGCGATGCATGGGCGTTTACCGAACGCGTTTGCGGCGTTTGCACCAGCATTCACGCGCTGGCTTCCGTTCGTTCGGTGGAAAACGCGCTGAACATTACCGTGCCGCCGAATGCGGAATTGATTCGGAATATCATGAACGCGGTGCTGTATATTCACGATCACGTGGTGCATTTTTATCATTTGCATGCGCTGGATTGGGTGGATATCGTCAGCTCGCTAAAAGCTGATCCGAAAGAATCCGAACGCATCGCCAAAAGCATCTCCACCTGGCCGAAAAACTCGGCAGCCTATTTTGCCAGCGTACAGGGACGGGTTCGCAAATTGGTGGAAAGCGGTCAACTGGGCATTTTCGCGAAAGGTTATTGGGGACATCCGGCATACAAACTGCCGCCGGAAGTAAACCTGATTGGCGTTGCGCACTATCTGGATGCGCTGGAATGGCAAAAAGAAATCGTTAAAATTCACACCGTTTTTGGCGGAAAAAACCCGCATCCCAACTATCTGGTTGGCGGTGTTGCCTGCGCGATCAATCCGGAAGATTCCGGTGCGATTAACGCCGAACGCCTGGCGTTTGTCGGCAGCCTGATCAATGAAGCGATCGAATTTGTTGAGCAGGTGTATATTCCCGATTTGATGGCCATTGCATCGTTTTACAAAGATTGGGGCGCGATTGGCGGCGGGCTGAGCAACTACCTCAGCTACGGCGAATTTCCCACCAACGGCTACAACGATCCGGGTCGATTCAAATTCCCGCGTGGCATTGTGCTGGATCGCAACCTCAGCGAAGTGCTGGAAGTGGACGGCAACGATCCCGAACAGATCAAGGAATACATCGCGCATTCGTGGTATAAATACGCCAACGGCGATTCCAAAGGTCTGCACCCGTATGACGGCGAAACCGAATTGAATTACACCGGACCCAAACCACCATACGATTTTTTGAATGTGGATGAAAAATACAGTTGGCTGAAAACACCGCGCTGGCGCGATAAACCGATGGAAGTTGGTCCGCTCTCGCGTTTGGTGGTTGCCTACGCCAAAGGCGTTACCGAAGTGCAGGACGTGGTAAACGATGCACTCGGCAGATTGAATGTGCCGGTTTCCGCGCTGTTCTCCACATTGGGACGAACCGCCGCACGCGGTTTGGAAACAAAGCTGGTGGCGTACTGGATGAAAGATTATTTCAACGAGCTGTTGCAGAACATTAAAAATGGCGATTTGCGGACGGCAAATAAAGACCGCTTTGAGCCATACACCTGGCCGGCAGAAGCACAGGGACTCGGTTTAACCGAAGCCCCGCGCGGCGCGCTGTGCCACTGGATCAAAATTAAGGATCAGAAAATCGAGAATTACCAACTGGTTGTGCCGACAACCTGGAACGCATCGCCACGCGATCCCAACGGCAATATGTCCGCATACGAAGCATCGCTGATGGATACGCCGATGGCAGATCCCGAGCAACCGCTGGAAATTTTGCGAACAATCCACTCGTTCGATCCCTGCCTGGCTTGTTCGGTTCACCTGTATGATCCGGATGGCAAACACATCAACCAAGTGCAGGTGCTGGATATTTTGGGAGGACGCTAA
- the cybH gene encoding Ni/Fe-hydrogenase, b-type cytochrome subunit has protein sequence MRYYIYVWEFPVRLFHWVNAACVVVLAVTGYFMGNPVAVTSSVEASQQYWFGSLRFIHFLSAYVWVAVAFLRLYWGFVGNEYVRFNNFLPFSREKWAEIVHVIKVDVLHIWEEATDSIGHNALAGGAYLIGFVGFLISAITGFGLYTAMSNNWFVDLFTWVVPFMGGDHIVRIIHHFMMWFFAIFVVIHIYLAAYHDYVEATGTISSMVGGWKFIRSKPKDEGKASLVHKDVKKVIKGKK, from the coding sequence ATGCGCTATTACATTTACGTTTGGGAATTCCCGGTGCGATTGTTCCATTGGGTAAACGCCGCATGTGTGGTTGTGTTGGCAGTAACCGGGTATTTTATGGGAAATCCGGTGGCTGTCACCAGCTCGGTGGAGGCATCTCAACAATACTGGTTTGGCAGTTTGCGCTTTATTCATTTTTTGAGCGCTTATGTTTGGGTTGCCGTGGCTTTTCTGCGATTGTATTGGGGATTTGTCGGGAATGAATACGTGCGTTTCAACAACTTCCTGCCGTTCAGCCGGGAAAAATGGGCGGAAATCGTTCACGTCATCAAAGTGGACGTGCTGCACATTTGGGAAGAGGCAACCGATTCCATCGGACACAATGCCCTCGCCGGCGGCGCGTATCTCATTGGTTTTGTTGGATTTCTGATTTCGGCAATTACCGGATTCGGACTTTACACAGCAATGAGCAACAACTGGTTTGTGGATTTATTTACGTGGGTGGTTCCGTTTATGGGCGGTGATCATATCGTGCGAATTATCCATCATTTCATGATGTGGTTTTTCGCCATTTTTGTTGTGATACACATATATCTGGCAGCTTATCACGATTATGTGGAAGCAACCGGCACGATCTCATCGATGGTGGGCGGCTGGAAATTTATCCGCAGCAAACCCAAAGATGAGGGCAAAGCCAGTCTGGTGCACAAAGATGTAAAGAAGGTTATAAAAGGCAAAAAATAG
- a CDS encoding hydrogenase maturation protease gives MKTLILGIGNLLMGDEGVGIHAANYIEQQFQLPDDVDALDGGSGGLHLLDYFHQYPRVILIDATMDGQPVGTIAQLTPKFSSDYPPTLTAHDIGLKDVLDVLFLMDNQPEIILFTITIEDMSTMATEMTPAVAAAVPAVAKAVMQFINDTK, from the coding sequence ATGAAAACATTGATATTAGGTATTGGCAATTTGCTGATGGGCGATGAAGGGGTGGGCATTCACGCGGCTAATTATATTGAACAGCAGTTTCAGCTCCCCGATGATGTGGATGCGCTGGACGGCGGCTCCGGCGGGTTGCATCTGCTGGATTATTTCCATCAATATCCCCGGGTGATTCTCATCGATGCGACGATGGACGGTCAACCGGTTGGCACGATTGCACAACTTACGCCAAAGTTTTCATCGGATTATCCGCCAACCCTAACCGCGCACGACATTGGTTTGAAAGATGTGCTCGACGTTCTCTTTTTGATGGACAATCAGCCGGAAATTATCCTGTTTACCATCACCATCGAAGATATGAGCACGATGGCTACCGAAATGACGCCGGCGGTTGCGGCTGCGGTTCCGGCAGTCGCCAAAGCGGTGATGCAGTTTATCAACGATACGAAATAA
- a CDS encoding sialate O-acetylesterase, with amino-acid sequence MHAEVKLAALFSDNMVLQQSQPVPVWGWASPGESVVVAFAGQEQSAVADATGKWLVQLRPMTANKQGASLQVRSKSGTITLNNVLVGEVWLCSGQSNMEMGVGSFNDAEKEIAAAYHPAIRLFNPDNNYSDTPLSDVAGDARWQVCTPQTIAAGGWGGFSATGYYFGRELLQELDVPIGLIDASWSATAIEPWIAPEGFATEPLLQSIYDNRMEKPAVGIWGEPSRPSSLFNAMIHPLLPVALRGVIWYQGESNVGDGMLYFTKMKALINGWRKVLNQPDLPFYFAQIAPYKDYPENDLPELWAAQIATLALPKTAMAVTMDIGELDDIHPKNKQDVGKRLALCALAKTYGKSLEYSGPVFRSMQVAAGKIVLSFDHVGDGLSSRDNRPLTFFTIAEADGKFVPATAEISGKTVIVSSPQTPNPLHVRFGWSRFAQPNLVNSAGLPALPFRTKD; translated from the coding sequence ATGCATGCGGAAGTCAAACTTGCCGCACTTTTTTCGGACAATATGGTGCTCCAGCAATCGCAGCCGGTGCCGGTGTGGGGCTGGGCTTCGCCTGGTGAATCTGTGGTTGTCGCGTTTGCCGGACAGGAACAATCGGCTGTTGCGGATGCAACCGGCAAATGGCTGGTGCAACTCCGTCCCATGACGGCCAATAAACAGGGTGCCTCGCTGCAGGTGCGGAGCAAATCCGGAACGATCACGCTGAACAATGTGCTGGTCGGGGAGGTCTGGTTGTGTTCCGGACAGTCCAACATGGAAATGGGCGTTGGCAGCTTTAATGATGCCGAAAAAGAGATTGCCGCCGCGTATCATCCTGCCATCCGGCTGTTTAATCCCGACAATAACTACAGCGATACGCCGTTGAGCGACGTTGCCGGCGATGCGCGCTGGCAGGTGTGCACGCCGCAAACCATCGCCGCCGGCGGTTGGGGCGGATTTTCCGCAACCGGCTATTATTTCGGTCGGGAATTGCTGCAGGAACTGGATGTGCCCATCGGTTTGATCGATGCATCGTGGAGCGCCACCGCCATCGAGCCGTGGATTGCGCCGGAAGGATTTGCGACTGAGCCGTTGCTCCAATCCATTTACGACAATCGCATGGAAAAACCCGCTGTGGGCATTTGGGGCGAGCCGTCGCGTCCGTCCAGTTTGTTTAACGCGATGATTCATCCGCTGCTGCCGGTTGCGCTTCGCGGTGTGATCTGGTATCAGGGCGAATCGAATGTTGGCGACGGCATGCTGTATTTCACCAAAATGAAAGCGCTTATCAACGGTTGGCGTAAGGTGTTGAATCAACCGGATTTACCGTTCTATTTTGCGCAGATCGCCCCGTATAAGGATTATCCGGAAAATGATTTGCCGGAGCTGTGGGCTGCGCAAATCGCAACGCTGGCGCTGCCGAAAACGGCAATGGCAGTCACGATGGATATCGGCGAACTTGACGATATCCATCCCAAAAATAAACAGGATGTGGGCAAGCGTTTGGCGCTGTGTGCGCTGGCAAAAACATATGGCAAGTCGCTCGAATACAGCGGCCCGGTGTTCCGCTCGATGCAGGTTGCAGCCGGTAAAATAGTGCTCTCATTCGATCATGTTGGGGATGGATTATCTTCGCGCGATAATCGCCCGCTCACTTTTTTTACGATCGCCGAAGCGGATGGCAAGTTTGTCCCCGCGACTGCGGAAATTTCCGGCAAAACGGTGATCGTTTCCAGCCCGCAAACCCCGAACCCGCTACATGTGCGGTTTGGGTGGAGCCGTTTTGCCCAACCGAATCTGGTGAACAGCGCGGGTTTACCGGCGTTGCCCTTTCGGACGAAAGATTGA
- a CDS encoding DNA alkylation repair protein, which produces MIPFSTEIQQQISQRENRDKAKWLENYVKHDIQSLGVGIPEIRDIIRQAEREHRLTQLPISEQTEMLNDLMHQPITEYKLAAILFVQLYWKTSEPDATMRMISGWFDQRWISDWNVCDWLCVRLLSPLVDSTPTIIDELSRWNTDPYLWKARASLVPFAQCKSIGQHREMIAELSKTLIQRDERFCKTAVGWVMREYSKIDPLFVTDFLEKYQEWTTTEVIKNARKYM; this is translated from the coding sequence ATGATTCCCTTTTCAACAGAAATACAGCAGCAGATCAGCCAACGCGAGAACCGCGACAAAGCCAAATGGCTGGAAAACTACGTAAAACACGATATTCAGTCGTTGGGCGTGGGGATTCCGGAGATCCGGGACATCATCCGGCAGGCGGAGCGAGAACATCGCCTCACACAGTTGCCGATCAGCGAACAAACGGAAATGCTGAACGATTTGATGCACCAGCCGATCACCGAGTACAAATTGGCAGCGATATTATTTGTCCAGTTGTATTGGAAAACCAGCGAACCTGACGCGACGATGCGCATGATTTCCGGCTGGTTTGACCAACGCTGGATCAGCGATTGGAATGTTTGCGATTGGCTGTGCGTTCGTCTGCTCAGTCCGCTGGTGGATAGCACACCGACAATCATCGATGAATTAAGCCGCTGGAATACCGACCCGTATTTATGGAAAGCGCGGGCATCGCTGGTGCCGTTTGCCCAGTGCAAAAGCATCGGACAACACCGGGAAATGATCGCTGAATTATCCAAAACGCTGATTCAGCGGGACGAACGATTCTGCAAAACCGCTGTCGGCTGGGTAATGCGCGAATATTCAAAAATTGACCCGCTGTTTGTCACGGATTTTCTGGAAAAATATCAGGAATGGACAACAACGGAAGTCATCAAAAACGCCCGGAAATACATGTAG